TCTATTGAAATTGGTTCACTCTCTATTCACCCATCTGGGGCCGATATGGGGCTTCAAGAACCAGAAATCATGGGTGTTTATTGTATGTTGGACCACAAACCAATTCAAAAGCGTTATGGTTTGGACCCTTTTTCTTGTGACAAATACCGACGAAtccaaattttaaaattatttccctaaatataaaatataaaatgacagtATACTTAAAATGGCATGTACGCGTTGAATCATTACCAGAAAAGACTAAAAAGTGTGCAGAAGATGAACAAATGAAATTTTCCAATGTTATCAATTTCTAATACCGTGAAATCTGTTTTACTTCTCAGTGTTTCGTGGTATTGTGAAAAACGCACACCCCATTTACCCAACAGCATCTAAAGAAAAGGAATATATTAATTACGGCGCAATGAAGGTTCATCTTTTATGCTGTTGGAATACATTACATTCCTTTTCAATAGGGAGAGGCAGATAGGCCGAAATGGATAGCGAGGTATGGTGTCGCGAGCGGCCTGGTGTGATATCACCGACCCGCTTGTAATAGACCATCTTTTCAGCGCCATGGAATTCTTTCAAACCAATTTGATTCCATACTTCTGCTTAAAGTTCTACACAGCACACGGAATGTTATTTTCTCCCAACATTTTCGATACTAGATCTaagaaagcaaatgaaaattaatatatGAGCTGCGCCTCACAAAAGAAGCCATTTGTCTTCTTGATTATCTATTTAGTTGTCAGGGTTTGAGCTATGGCTCCGGCCCGCTCCTTTGTagcataaaaatacacactggAGCTGCAAAACGCGGAGAAACAGCTGTGCAGAAACATaacttaaacacatttaatgctTTTGAGCCAGCACACGgttaaacatttcaaattggGTGTCCTCGATTTCATTGGCCTCTCACCATCTCCAAACCTTCagataaaacaattttaaataaatgaggaGTAGAATCGGACAAAGCAGTGTGGTTTTTAAGAGACTGTACGTCCATTTAAACAATCGTAACTGGATGATACGGAATAGAAATCATTATGCAGAAACAGAGCACTTTTTAACACAACTTTACACTTAAAATGGCATGTTAACTAGCCATTAATATAACATAGCCATAATGTAGCATATTACAACGTCAGCTTGAAATAAAGATACTATAGACAGGGACAGAAGGACAGGACACGCGGAGggagaaactgttttttttatttattttttctgtctctatTTACAAATATTAAGGTAAATGCACGAGGAACAAGGTGAAAAGAGCCACTTTATTAAgggaagaaaataacatttcttaATATGAGCTGCTGTGGCATAACTCTCCTTTGGAATATAAACGACAAAATAACtccctcaaattaaaacaattgGAGGAGAAAACGCGCGTGTTTTCTGCTGCAACTGTACGGGAtagacagaaggagagaaaataGGCCTATTCATTTTGCTTAAGCCATGCAATATAGGCTACGCGGCTTTGGAGTTTATAGATCTGGGCGCACATTTActtgaattatatttaatttacaagGAATGAACAAACACGAGTCTAATCCCGAGTACTTCCCAGGACAATCGATTGAAATGTGAAGTGATGCttcaaaatgcaaagcaaaacaTACCTATAACATAATCACAATCGAGGTAATTGTAATATTGAAGTAATTTACTGCAATATTGAAAATACATATCTATGTGCAGCATTTGGCTTCGTTTATGTTTAGGTTCGTTTCATTTTGCACATCTcgtttttttattgcagtatCCTTCAGTTGAACAACGCTCAGTTCTGCAAACGCATAACGGTGGAGAAGTCGCATCAGGAATGAACTAAAATTGACAAGAACTGCCTGTCATACGTAAGCGAACGAGACTAAAGCACGGCACCAGAAACGTcctaaaaaatcataaataatatttagattTCGGCTATTTTAATTTGTGGTGGAAACTGATTCTAAACAACTGCTCTTAACGCAAGCAGCATTCATTTATTAAGCACAACACTGCAGGCCCGCGGTCCATCCTTTGTACCGTAGAGTAAACATGATAGATGAGTCTCGGGTTTTCATGATTACAGATGAAGCACGGGTCCAGCTTCACCAGGTCTGAAAACTACTATCggctgctttctgttttaataGATGGAGAGAACAGAGGATAGGAGTGCCGAAAAAGTGTATGGGGTGGGCGCATCAAAGCACATTTCTGTGTCTCAGTAAAGTCTTCACCCCATTCCTTTCATAAATAGTGTTTTTCGCTCAGCGTGTAGCCTGTATCAGCACCCCTTCAGAGAGTTTGGAGGTATCGGGGAGCTATAGGCTTGACGGAGGTCCACTGGTTCGGCTCTGAGAGTTTCCGTGTGTCTGGCTATCCCTCGTGTTTGAGCTGGAGGAGTTGGTGGACCTTATTTTGGTGTTGGGCAACTTGTggtcttttttccatttcattcgTCGGTTCTGAAACCAAATTTTGATTTGCCGTTcggagagacagagggtgtgGGCGATCTCCACGCGCCGTCTGCGGGTCAGATAGCGGTTGTAGTGAAATTCTTTCTCCAGCTCCAGGACCTGCTGTCTCGTGTAGGCTGTCCGCGACCGTTTGGGCTCCCCCCCAGTGTAATTGGGATTCACTGTGGACAAGACATCAAAACACTCACTAAACCGATGAAGTCGACAGACtgcatatttataataaaattctTAATGTGACCTAAATATTTGTGTTAGATTACGAATCtcccaaaagaaaataaagacgTATATTTTTGCGGTTCATGTTGTATTCACTGGTAAAGCACACTGTGGAGACACCGAATGGACATGCGTGAAATTGTTCAACAATAAAATGATATCCCGTATTTCTTTCGAATTCACCTTAAAACAAGACATTCAGAATTGGCTGCAAATAGGCACTTTGGGCTTTGTGGTAATCGGTGAGCAGCGCCTGCCGTAGCATAGTTTTTGTGCTAAATACGATTTTCAACAACAAACACTAGCATACCAATGATATGGTTTACGAACAGACCCATTCCGTAGTATTGACATTAGTGTTTTGTGACATGAACATTGTTGTTTTAACTTCCATAAACTTTCCCCAGAACAACTGAAAATTGAGAGAGGGTACACATTTATGCGTCCAACCacttaaatacatattaaaaacacataaaacttAACTCGTGGTTTGCCGGTCATAAAAATCCTTCCTTACAAGAAATTAGAAGAGGAAGGTTGCATAGACTTCAAAGGTACTTCGCCAAGAAGTGCAATAAAAATTTATGGAGGGTGTAATTATACTACCCTGCGAAAAGCCGATCGTAAATCTCCGCCAAGAGCTCACTTACAAGAGGAGCAATACACGTAACGCCGGACATTCGGCTTCCCACCCGGGGTGAAATCAACGCACGTAAGACCACGAGTGGTTGAAGTTAGCAGCACTTACCGGTGTTTACATGTACTTTTTTCATCCAAGGATAGACCACTGGATCTTTGCACGAACTAGACGAAGAGTTGCTTTGGTTGACGGAGGGTGGAGGGCTTGGGGTGGCGGAGTGGCAGTGATGGCTGTTTGTCTCAGGGAGCGGATTTGAAAGCCCAGTTTGGGGGAGGACATGAGCTCTTGGAGACATCACTGCCGTGGGGTGCCCGGGACCCTGGCACGGCGTGAACGGCGGATCGGCGCAGCCCGACCGCTGGTGGTACATCGGTTCATCCTGGAACGCAGTCTCTCTCCTTTGAGCACTGTAGTAGTCCGGAGAGTGGCTGGGTAGGTAGTCATTCTGCGAATATTCCTCGCAGGGAGGAAACTTCGGATCCACATAGTTGGAGTTGATCAAAAAGGAACTCATGGCCATTAATTTCTTTGAATTGCACACAAAATATACTAAAATTTATTGCTATCCCTTTACCCGTTTTCCTGTTTCATAAAACCCTCCTACTTTCTGTCAAGTGAACAAAGTTAAGAATCCATGTGACACTGGGAGCCAATGGCGTGGCTCCCTGCGTTTCCCGGATAAGGAAATGGTGGTAGGCGTAGCACCCCCTCAACACAATCTGTGCAGTTTGTTGTGTTAAGATATTGCAAACTTTTATCCCACTAGCACGTGTATTGTATCAGGGCAAAATAATCTTAACACCAAACAGCCTAATAATTAGCCGTAGCCGTTATTTGCTCAGGCGGTGTGCGGGTCGCTCAGATGacttctccccccttccctcttttctgatccttttaaagaaattataaaAAGGAGCGTTGCTAACCGTGCATCCATGTCGAAATTCTAACTTAAATAAATTCATCTTACGctgctgaaaataatttaaacgcATTAACTGCACTGAGAGAATGGCTTAAGCCGTGTGTGGCCCAACCCCTGTCAGAGATGAATCTCAGCTTGTTAGGATCGATAGAAAATTCATCGGTAATTCTGGTTGCCAAGCCTCCTAAATCACCGTTGCATTACAGCAACGATTTTGCCAAGCCCTCCCAAAGACTGCTTTAACCACACATTccaaaataagtaaataaagtgtaaaaaaataaaatctaaatcaaaAATCTCCCATGCATCATATGCATGGTTTGTAACATTCACACAACATCAGCATGATAGCAAATACCAGAATATCGCTTAGGCCTACATTAAAATCTTTATGTGATACGTGTGAACTTTCGACTGCAAACCGCATGTCTatacatgtaaatattaatatacaatATAGAAATCAGAGTTTTCTATATTTATGTTGAAAAATGCCTGTGCAGACATgaacatttatgaaatatgaccTATCGCTTCACATTTCTAAAGGCAAACTTTCATATCAGAACAGAAGTTCTCGCTAGTAGACCTGAAGTCATTTATACGCAAAAACAAAAGttattaatacaataaaatacacattaaaatatgacGGTGTATCCTGGATGTTCCATGTTGTCGTAGGGTATGTATCAACTACATACTCCCCTAGATACGAATTTGTGACCGAGTGTCACACAAATTCGGATCTACAGGGTATATATAGATGACAGGTATTCTTGGCATCTGACGAACAGCGTTCACCTTCGTTGTGCGACAGTGCGTCTATCAAATTCTTCGTATAGGCATACATCTTAGTTGCACTCGTAGCCTGAtactacttttaaaaattaaaaccgATTTTCTAAAAATTAATTGGACGAATCTAAATTTTATTCCGTTCGTGATATCACACCAGTTAAACGTGTAACATTGTCTATTTCGTTCATGTTTTAAACGTGGACCTGCAAAATAGAAGCCAATGAAAGCCGTACCAGTTTCCAAAGCCACAGTTCTCGTTCAGAATCCTACTTCGTCATTTCAACACACGGAAAATGCATGGTTATATAACCAATCCAGTATTTTAACATGAGCCAGGCTTGGTAGACTATGGTCTCAGATAAAATGGACCCTGATTTCTTTCTCTGCCGAGTTAAAAGAAAGTGCAAAATCTGTATACAACGGACTGGGACGAATAGAGAGGTTTGAACTGagagtgaaataaaacacatgGTTTTTATGACAGGTAGTTTCTTGTTTACAGATCGTTTGCCACCCCAAACAAACACTCGATATCCGGAGATAGGggtataaaacaataaaatatgcacaaattCATCCCGTCCTCAAAACACAGGGACACTGTTTACGACTTTTCTCACAAGTTCTCAAGCAAACTTAAGGCAAACACCCAGCATAGCGGTGCAATTTAAATGTAGTCTTCGTTATTTCCAGGGCTGGGTCTCCGAACTCATGGACGGACAGACTTTTAACATTTCACCCTTACCAGTATACGGTGTCAAACAAGGTAGGCTGAGCCTTTCTTTGgccgtgtaaaaaaaatatttttacgaaagaaaacagaaatgtataaGGCGGCTTCTATATATTTAGTTCAAGTATCAGTAATTGGCTATAAATAATTATGATACTATAATTAGCGAAAGTGTaagggaaataaaacaaaaaacgttAGCTAATGAAATATTATCTTTCATATCTGATTTATAAATTATGTgggtaaaaatgtaatcattctTGTATAGAtaagaatttaaattttaaaataaatatttagattACATTCTTATAATGGAGTGCTTTTCATAATGTTTATAGTGGTTTGAACTTTATCTCAGtgtttcagtgaaatattttaatcttaATAATTTTTCGGATATTTCAATACTAAACACAATCGGAACTCGTGGACTGTTTTGTGATTTATACCCGGCGTCTGCATTTAACGTGCATAGGCCTATGTCCTGTGTTCCGGCCTTACATCCATGACCCCTACGCAATAGCGTTTAGTGTTGAAGTAAATTGGGCCAATATtcgtttcatattttttgtcataattTATAAAACACTAATGTtgcagttaataataataatattaggcTTATTACGCTTAGAAAATTTCCAAGTGTTGCACTATTTAAAAGACACTATTTAACGGAGGCTCTCCGCGTATTTCTTGGGAAATAATACCTGtcaaaaagcaataataataaagtgaaatatacgaaaacaaaaaatgaaataaatcgtATCAAATGGGTTTATACAAAAGAGTTTTTTGTTGTATGTTTTACAATtcgcagggggaaaaaataaaaaggaagagAACATTATGAAAATCATCAGCACCCCTAGCGTCTGCGCTAAACTCTGGCCTGGTCTGTGCCACGGCGAAACTTCACAACCTGCTTACATTTACCCGTTGGAATTTGTATTACTCTATTCTCTGCGCTCATGTCGTTGATCAGCATTTCCCAATATGTAAGCTATCTTGTGTTAATCAATGAGTTATAATGAGTTGTGTCTTTTCTTGGAAGAGTGTTTATGGAGTCACTGAAACCTTTATTCTAATTAGGCCGTACTCGTTTAAACAATCAGGCAATGGCATGGGTTCCTAGCCGTGAAGTAGCCCAGCATTCGAACACACACTTCCTAACCCTTTCGTCCCCGGGAGTTTCCCGACCTTGCCTTCGTTCCCAAACCATCTCTTCCAAATTGCAGCAAGACCTAGTATGCTATTATATGTCAATTAAAAATTAACGTATGCACCGATAGCCATTCAAAATAAGGGACAAGACCGATACCTGCAAAGGTTTCGGACTAAAAGCATAAATATCGCATGGAGATGCATTTGATTACTTGTACAGCAGCAATACATTTAACATAATCGCCTAACTAGTTGATGAGTCGggagggggttttttttgggggtctGCTGCAGTGTTCAGCACGTGGTCTGTCTAGGCAAGCACCTGCTGTAGACCCGTGCAATATGTAAATGAAGCACCAAATTTCTACTTACTTCGCTCATCTTCGCACAGTTTTCAGCTCGTGCCATTTCCCCCCTGTCCTCCTCTCGCGCGCGATACGTGCTCCCATTCCTGTCACTGTCGTTTCCAATCATTTTTTCCCGCATCGTCATTTTGgcccctctcttttctcttgcGCCACAGGTTTTGACCTCCCAGTGATACCTTAGCACATCGCGCTCCCTCTCCGCGCGGTTAATGCCAGTTCTGCTCGCAATTCTTCAGCGAAGATGTGAATTAAACCGCCTCACGCGCATACTAATATGTAACCACAATATCACAATTTTACACTACAGTCGGGGAAAAATACAAAGCGCGGAGCAGCTTCAGTCCACCGAATGATTTCTCTGTACTGTTGCCTTGATCTTTCCACCGAAAACAGAAGCGCCGTCTTCCTCGCTATGCAACGGTCTTCCCAATAGATCAAAAATCACAATACGCCGCGACCGTTCCCGATGTGACAAACCGTCAGGTGCTCTAAAGCATTATGTTGTGAAGTCTCAAGTTTTCGTATTAATCTAATACTTTGGAAGTCTTTGTTAAACAGCTAGGCGTGTCGTGAAGCGCC
This genomic window from Anguilla rostrata isolate EN2019 chromosome 17, ASM1855537v3, whole genome shotgun sequence contains:
- the LOC135243950 gene encoding homeobox protein Hox-B4a-like; the protein is MAMSSFLINSNYVDPKFPPCEEYSQNDYLPSHSPDYYSAQRRETAFQDEPMYHQRSGCADPPFTPCQGPGHPTAVMSPRAHVLPQTGLSNPLPETNSHHCHSATPSPPPSVNQSNSSSSSCKDPVVYPWMKKVHVNTVNPNYTGGEPKRSRTAYTRQQVLELEKEFHYNRYLTRRRRVEIAHTLCLSERQIKIWFQNRRMKWKKDHKLPNTKIRSTNSSSSNTRDSQTHGNSQSRTSGPPSSL